Part of the Solwaraspora sp. WMMA2065 genome is shown below.
TGTGCTCGCCCCGAGGAACATGTTGGTGATCGTGGTGACGAGTGACGGCTTCGCCACCGCCATTCCGGCGAACATGACCAGACCCAGCGCCATCATGTTGTAGCGCATCCGCCACGCCCAGCTGGGCATCAGGACGAGCAGCACGATCGCCAACGCCACGAATCCGGTCCGGGACATCGTCGCCGGGATCGCCGCTGCGATGAGCAATGCCAGGAATGCGAACATCTGCCGTTGTCGGGAAGTAGCCGAAAAACGTGCAAAGTGGATCGCGAACGGCAGCGCCATCGCCATCAACAGACTGAACTCGATGTAGTGGAAGGTCGTGCTGGGCACCCGTACGCCGCCGCCACGAATCTCCAGGCCGACGACCCAGCCTTTCATCTGCAAACCAGGCACCCGCATGTACTGGGTAAGATCAAAGTACAAGAACGCCTGAATCAGCCCGACCACGGCGACGAAGGCACAGCAGTAGACAAACACCCGCAATACGCCGTCAAGACGGTCCCAGTTGGGCATGCCGTCGGCGGTCAACAGGATCACCCCGGAGATCGCCGCTGCGGTCAGCATCCAGCGGTCCGCCGAGTTCGCCTCCATCACGGTCAGCCCGCGGAGGAAGCCGACCGCGTACGACAGCAGCATCGACAGCAGGAAGGCCAGGATCGCCCAACGCAGCGGTTGCGGTCCGGTGAGCACCAACCGCGAGTTGAGCCGGGCCGTCATCCACCAGAACCACATCAGGATCGCCACGACCAACGCCGGGCGCCCCAGATCGGTCATTCCGGGCAGAATAAGGTGCGACGGGATCAGTGTCAGCAGACAGACCATCAGCGACAACATGACCGGCGCGTCGATCCTGGTCAGCCTGCGGCGGGTCACATAAGTGCGCTCGCTGATCCATGCCGGTTCGAGGTCTGCCGGGTGAACCCCGGACGACATCACCGGGTCCTGCCCTCGGTCATCGTGCCTGGCTGCCGTTCTTGGACGTCTCCGACGGCGTCCACTGCTCACGGCCAGCACCGGCCTTGGGCAGGATTATCGTCGCGTCGTCACGGACCGCGCGAATCACTGCGGTCTCGTCGTTGGCCGACGGCGTGACCGGCTGCTGGGTGGCTGGCTGCGGCTGGGGCGGCTGTTGCGGGCCAGCTGACCGTTGCTGCGTGGGCAGCTGCGAGCCGGAGGCCTCCCCGTCAGCATTGTCGGCCCGGTCGTCGACCGCCCGGAAGGTCAGCGAGCCACTACCAGCGGGCCCGCCGATCTGCACCGGACCGCCGACCAGCCCGCTACCGGCCACCGGTGCCTCACCCGGCGACGGCTCGGCGCCTCGATGCTCATCCGGACGGCTCGTTGAACGGCTCTCCTGGCGACCCTGCGAGGCGTTGCCGGAGCTGTAGACACCGCCGGACTTGCTCGCCGCCACGCCGTCGCGGTCACTCGCCCGCGGGCTCGGGACCGGCTGTGGGCGCGACACCGACCGCGTCTGATCGGTCCGCCCGGACATCGGTGGAATGGTGATCGTCTCGTCGGTGCCGGTGGTGACCGGCGCAGCAGCCACTGGACGGGGCCGGCGCCGCCGTAGCAGTCCGTCGATCCCGATGGTGAGCGCCGCGCTG
Proteins encoded:
- a CDS encoding O-antigen ligase family protein; translated protein: MSSGVHPADLEPAWISERTYVTRRRLTRIDAPVMLSLMVCLLTLIPSHLILPGMTDLGRPALVVAILMWFWWMTARLNSRLVLTGPQPLRWAILAFLLSMLLSYAVGFLRGLTVMEANSADRWMLTAAAISGVILLTADGMPNWDRLDGVLRVFVYCCAFVAVVGLIQAFLYFDLTQYMRVPGLQMKGWVVGLEIRGGGVRVPSTTFHYIEFSLLMAMALPFAIHFARFSATSRQRQMFAFLALLIAAAIPATMSRTGFVALAIVLLVLMPSWAWRMRYNMMALGLVMFAGMAVAKPSLVTTITNMFLGASTDPSITSRTERYDMVGYYFTQRPWFGRGTGTWVSPQYQYLDNQWLAFALTNGVIGVVVLAALHVTAIVVALLARRRSTSERDRHLCSILVAVQLVAIAAGFTFDSLSFSTYATAMSLMVGMCGAVWRLSHPALRVRTSTPRWFGS